The Sediminicola sp. YIK13 genomic sequence TTGAAGATAATGCCCAAGCCATTGGGGCCACCCATACCTCGGCAGATGGCACCAAAGTGATGGCTGGAACTATCGGACATGTTGCGGCAACCTCGTTTTTCCCTTCCAAGAATTTAGGCTGTTATGGTGATGGCGGGGCCATTTTCACCAACGACGACGATCTGGCGCATACGCTAAGGGGAATCGTGAACCACGGGATGTATGAGCGTTACCACCACGATGTGGTAGGGGTCAATTCCAGATTGGATTCCATTCAAGCGGCGGTGCTCAGAGCAAAGTTGCCAAAACTGGATGCCTACAATAATAAAAGACGCAATGCCGCCAGGAGCTATTCCAAAGCTTTTCAAGGGCAAAAAAATATTAGAGTTCCAAAAACTGTTAATGGTTGTGAGGGCATTTGCGATACCTGTGACTGCCATGTCTTCCATCAATATACCTTGCGGATAATGAACGGACAAAGGGATGCCCTGGTGCAGCATTTAAGTGAAAAAGGGATTCCATGTGGGGTCTATTATCCCATTCCGTTGCACCGTCAAAAGGCGTATTTGGATGAGCGGTACAAGGAGGCTGATTTTCCTGTGACCAACCAATTGGTGAAGGAGGTCATTTCCCTACCCATGCATACCGAGCTCGATGAGGAGCAGATCAATTTTATTGCACAGACAATTATTAAGTTCATAAACGCTTAAGTAAAATGAAGATACTCGTTACGGGTGGACTTGGATTTATAGGTTCGCATACAGTGGTAGAATTGCAAAATAAAGGTTTTGAGGTCGTCATCATTGACGACCTTTCCAATTCGTCCCAAGAGGTATTGGGGCGCATAACTTCCATTACCGGAAAAGAGCCCGTTTTTGAAAAAATGGATCTTAGGGAAAAAGGAAAAGTGACCGACTTTTTTAAAAGACACCAGGATATCCAGGGGGTAATCCATTTCGCGGCCTCAAAAGCGGTAGGTGAAAGTGTGGACAAGCCTTTGCTCTATTACGAGAACAATATCAATACCTTGGTCTATGTCCTTCAAGAGCTGACCCAAAAGGAAAAGGCAGGATTTATTTTTAGCTCTTCCTGTACGGTTTATGGCCAAGCAGACACCATGCCCATTACAGAAGACGCGCCGGTAAAACCAGCAGAATCCCCTTATGGGAATACCAAACAAATAGGAGAGGAGATTATCAGGGATATCTGTAAAGTGACGCCTGCTCTTAATGCCATTTCGTTGCGATATTTTAATCCAATGGGTGCCCATCCTTCTGCTGCCATTGGGGAATTGCCTATTGGAGTGCCACAAAATTTGGTGCCTTTTATCACCCAGACCGGGGTGGGATTGCGAGAGCAACTATCGGTCTTTGGGGATGATTACCCAACCTCTGATGGTACCTGTATTAGGGACTATATCCATGTAGTGGATCTTGCAAAGGCGCACGTGGTGGCATTGGAAAGACTGCTAGAAGGAAAAAACAAGGAGAACTATGAGGTCTTTAATGTGGGGACAGGAACAGGTAGTACCGTTTTGGAGGTCATCAAAAGTTTTGAGAAAGTATCCGGGAAAAAATTGAACTACAAAATTGTGGACCGTAGGGCCGGCGATATTACTTCGGCCTATGCGGATACCACCAAAGCCAATAACATTCTTGGGTGGAAAGCAGCATCTACATTGGATGAAGCCATGAAATCTGCATGGGATTGGGAATTGAAAGTTAGAAATAAATAGCACTACATCATGAAAAAGATACTCTTATCCGTTTTGGCATTTTTGCCTTTTTTGGTCGCCGCCCAAGACACTTATTTGCACTGTGGTAAAGTGGTGGATGTGAAATCGGGCAAGGTCCTTACCGAAAAAACCATCATAGTTTCCGGAGATAAGATCAAGGAAATTAAAAACGGCTATGTGTCGGGATGGGAAAATGACAAGAGTATCGACCTAAAAAATAAAACGGTCCTTCCCGGACTGATCGATATGCATGTGCATATAGAAAGCGAGTCCAACCCCAAAACATATATTAATAGGTATGTGCAAAATGAGGCCGATATTGCCTTTGAATCAACCGTATATGCCAAGAATACCTTAATGGCAGGTTTTACTACCGTTAGGGATTTAGGGGGCAGTGGAGTAAACATAGCCCTGCGAAATGCTATCAATAAAGGCTTGGTGGATGGACCACGAATATTCACGGCAGGTAAATCTATTGCCACAACAGGGGGGCATGCAGATCCTACCAACGGCATGAAAAGTGACCTTATGGGAGATCCAGGACCAAAAGAAGGGGTTGTAAATTCTCCTGAAGACGGTAAGAAAGCCGTAAGACAGCGCTATAAAGATGGTGCCGATGTTATAAAGATTACGGCGACTGGCGGCGTACTTAGTGTGGCCAAAAGCGGCAGTAACCCACAGTTTACCGTGGAGGAAATAAAGGCCATTACAGAAACGGCCAAAGATTATGGGATGCTTACCGCAGCCCATGCCCATGGAGACGAAGGGATGCAGAGAGCCATCTTGGGAGGGGTAAAAACCATTGAACACGGGACCTTTATGAGTGATGCCACCATGGACATGATGGTAAAATACAACAGTTATCTGGTGCCGACCATCATAGCTGGGAAACAGGTAGTGGAGAAAGCCGCAATCCCGGGTTATTTTCCAGAAGTGGTGGCCCAAAAGGCAAGAGAAGTGGGACCATTGGTGGCGGACATGTTCAAGAGGGCCTATAAAAAAGGAGTGCCGATCGCATTTGGTACAGATGCCGGAGTGTTTACCCATGGTCTTAATGCCAGGGAGTTTGGGTATATGGTAGAAGGAGGAATGCCGGTTATGGAGGCCTTGGCCTCGGCTACCGTCACCAATGCCGATCTATTGGGGATGGGCGACAGTCTTGGACAGTTAAAAGCAGGATATTTGGCAGACATCGTGGCCGTAAATGAGAATCCTGTGGATAATGTGGCTACCTTGGAAAAAGTGACCTTTGTGATGAAAAATGGCGCCGTTTATAAAAACGAGTAAACCAAAACTTGGGATTATCCGTAGATAGCATATGGTAGTAAATTTTCCCAATAGCACAAAATTGCTGGAGACGGCAGAGGCAGAAAACCTATATGGCAAATTGGTGGCCCAATTGATCAAAGACTTCGGCTTGGCCAATATATTCATAGAGCTTGAGGAGGGTATTGCCCCTGAAGATCTAAAGAAGGTCATCCACGAAAAAATCTACGTGCTCATCATGGAGAGGTTCGCGGACTACCTCAATCTGCTTTATATCATTGACGTGCCCGAAAATACGGTAAAGGCCATCACGGCGGTAGATGTGGTTGAAGTTGCCGATGAGGTCACTTTCCTTATCCTAAAAAGGGAATGGCAAAAAGTCTGGTTCAAGGCGAAATACAATTAAAAATAGACTCTCACAAAAGGCATAAAAGGGTCTGCATAAATACTCTTTTCATCATCGTAAAGCAGGTCGTATCTGATCCCAAAGGTCACATTGCGGTTGCTGTAGCCCACCCCTATAAACAAAGCCGGAGACCAATAGTTGTCCTCTATATTGGCGCCTTCAAACCCATAATCCCTGTTCACCCGCAACTGTTCCAGTTCTGCCGACAATTGTATGGGCCGTACAGGGTTGAAAAGTGTCAGAAGACTGCCGCCATAGGCCATTAATTTGGATTCCTGGAACTTGGAATAATTAAAATTAAGTCCTAATCCGAAGGCGATCTGTTCGTTGGCCTGGTAAATGGCACTAGGCGAAAGAGCGGCGTTAAAAGAGTCCCTGCCAAAACCGAGACCAATGCCTCCCCCATAGTGCACATTGTTCCAAAAATCCCCTGAATTCACATATCCCTGAGCGGTAGTGATAATACTGCTTAGTGTGAAAAAAAACATCAAAACAGTTTTTTTTGAGAGGTAATGCTTCCTTTTCATAATATTCGTTAATTTTTACAATATTCAGCCCTAAGGTAAGCTTGGAAATGTTAATTGTTGTATTTTTGATTAAATTTTGTTCAAAAGACAGAGACAACCGTTCATGGATAAATATTCTTTTTTAAATGCTGCGCATACTTCCTTTTTCGCAGAACTATATGACAAGTATTTAACGAATCCCGATAGCGTTGAGCCAAGTTGGCGTGCGTTTTTCCAAGGTTTTGACTTTGGTCAGGAGAGTGCCTGGGATGAAATGGAAATGCCAGCTTCATCTGCTGGTGCCGCCATGCCCCAAGGGCAGCAAGTGGAAATTCCGCAAACTCTTCAGAAGGAATTTCAAGTCGTAAAACTTATTGATGGGTACCGCAGTAGAGGGCACCTGTTTACAAAAACCAATCCTGTTAGGGAAAGACGAAAGTATACCCCAACCTTGGACATAGAAAACTTTGGCCTGGAACCAGGGGATATGGATACGGTTTTTACGGCGGGTCAAATCATTGGAATAGGTAAGAGTACCTTGAGGGAGATCATTGACCACTTAAAGAGTATCTATTGTGACGCCATTGGGGTGGAGTACATGTACATCAGAACCCCTGAGCGTATTGAATGGATTCAAAATAGATTGAACATAAACGACAACCATCCTAAGTACAGTAACGACCGTAAAAAGCATCTTCTAAAAAAGTTGAATGAGGCTGTTTCTTTTGAAAGTTTCTTGCATACCAAATATGTGGGGCAGAAAAGATTTTCATTGGAAGGGAACGAGTCTTTGATCCCAGCTTTGGACGCCGTTGTGGAAAGGGCTGCCGAAATGGGCGTGGAGCAGTTTGTGATGGGAATGGCCCATAGGGGTAGGTTGAGCGTACTTACCAATATTTTCGGAAAATCCCCTAAGGATATTTTTGGGGAGTTTGATGGGAAGGATTATGAGCAGGATATTTTTGATGGAGACGTAAAGTACCATTTGGGATGGACCTCCGATAGGATGTCCGACAATGGAAATAAAATAAAAATGAACATAGCCCCCAACCCGTCCCACTTGGAAACGGTAGGTGCGGTTGTGGAGGGAATCACAAGGGCCAAGCAAGATGAGTATTACCCTGACGATTTTTCTAAAGTATTGCCCATTATAGTCCATGGTGATGCTGCCATAGCCGGTCAGGGCTTGGTATACGAAGTAGTGCAAATGGCAGATTTGGATGGGTACAGAACAAACGGTACCATCCATATTGTAGTGAACAACCAAATAGGGTTCACCACCAATTATCTCGATGCCAGAACCTCTACCTATTGCACCGATGTGGCAAAGGTGACCTTGAGTCCAGTGTTGCACGTTAATGCAGATGATCCCGAGGCCGTGGTACATGCTTCCATGTTTGCCCTGGAATATAGGATGACCTTTAAAAGGGATGTCTTCTTGGATTTATTGGGGTATAGAAAGTACGGGCATAATGAAGGTGATGAGCCTAGATTTACCCAGCCTAAATTGTATAAGGCTATTGCAAGCCATCAGAATGCGAGAGACCTTTATGCGGCGAAATTAATTGCAGAAGGGGTTATCGACGAAAGTTTTGTGCCTAAATTGGAAGAAGAATACAAGGCTTCCCTGGAAGAGGATCTGGAAGATTCCAGAAAATTGGACAAAACGGTAATTACACCATTCATGGCAGATGAATGGAGTGGTTTTGAAGCGGTGCAGGAAGAGGAGATGATGAAGCCGGTGGATACCACTTTCGATAAAAAGAAATTGACCGAGATTGCCAAGATCATCACAGAATTGCCCAAGGGGAAAAAGTTCTTGCGCAAGGTGGTGAAGTTGATCGATGACCGAAAGAAAATGTTCTTTGAAACGGACACTTTGGATTGGGCCATGGGAGAACTTTTGGCCTATGGTACATTGTTGCATGAAGGTTACGGAGTGCGTATGTCCGGTCAGGATGTGGAGCGTGGAACGTTTTCACACCGTCATGCCGTAGTAAAAGTAGAAGAAAGTGAAGAGGAGATCATGCAATTGAACATGCTTTCCGAAGATCAGGGAAGGTTTCAAATCTACAACTCCCTATTATCAGAATACGGGGTAGTGGGCTTTGATTATGGTTATGCGATGGCCAGTCCCAATACCTTGACGATCTGGGAGGCACAATTTGGGGATTTCAGTAATGGGGCCCAAATCATGATTGATCAATATATTTCTGCAGCTGAGGATAAATGGAAACTTCAAAACGGTTTGGTGATGTTGTTGCCACACGGTTATGAAGGACAAGGAGCGGAGCATTCATCGGCAAGGATGGAACGGTACCTGCAATTATGTGCCAAGGATAATATGTACATTGCAGATTGTACCACCCCAGCAAACATGTTCCATTTGTTGCGAAGACAGATGAAATCCAATTTTAGAAAACCTTTGATCGTGTTTACCCCAAAAAGTCTCTTGCGTCATCCAAAAGCGGTTTCCTCTGCAGACGAGATGGCCAATGGCAAATTCCAAGAGGTGATAGACGACGTAAGTGCAGATGATAAAAAGATAAAAAGTCTGGTCTTTTGTACCGGGAAGTTCTATTACGATCTGTTGGCGGTAAAAGAGGAAAACAATAGGGATGATGTTGCCCTGGTAAGGGTGGAGCAATTATTCCCATTGCCTGCAGCCCAAATGAAGGATATCATTGCGAAATATAAAAACGCGGATGACATCGTATGGGCACAGGAAGAGCCACGTAACATGGGCGCCTGGAGCCACTTGTTGATGCACTTCAGTGATGTAAGCAAATTCAGGGTAGCCTCTAGAAGATTCTATGCTTCTCCAGCTGCCGGTAGCGCTGTACGTTC encodes the following:
- a CDS encoding DegT/DnrJ/EryC1/StrS family aminotransferase, whose amino-acid sequence is MKKIQMVDLNGQYQSIKEQINSSISQILETTAFINGPEVHAFQKELETYLGVKHVIPCANGTDALQIAMMGLGLEQGDEVITADFTFAATVEVIALLKLTPVLVDVDPDTFNIDPVALEKAITPKTKAIVPVHLFGQCANMDVIMAIAKKHNLFVIEDNAQAIGATHTSADGTKVMAGTIGHVAATSFFPSKNLGCYGDGGAIFTNDDDLAHTLRGIVNHGMYERYHHDVVGVNSRLDSIQAAVLRAKLPKLDAYNNKRRNAARSYSKAFQGQKNIRVPKTVNGCEGICDTCDCHVFHQYTLRIMNGQRDALVQHLSEKGIPCGVYYPIPLHRQKAYLDERYKEADFPVTNQLVKEVISLPMHTELDEEQINFIAQTIIKFINA
- the galE gene encoding UDP-glucose 4-epimerase GalE; protein product: MKILVTGGLGFIGSHTVVELQNKGFEVVIIDDLSNSSQEVLGRITSITGKEPVFEKMDLREKGKVTDFFKRHQDIQGVIHFAASKAVGESVDKPLLYYENNINTLVYVLQELTQKEKAGFIFSSSCTVYGQADTMPITEDAPVKPAESPYGNTKQIGEEIIRDICKVTPALNAISLRYFNPMGAHPSAAIGELPIGVPQNLVPFITQTGVGLREQLSVFGDDYPTSDGTCIRDYIHVVDLAKAHVVALERLLEGKNKENYEVFNVGTGTGSTVLEVIKSFEKVSGKKLNYKIVDRRAGDITSAYADTTKANNILGWKAASTLDEAMKSAWDWELKVRNK
- a CDS encoding metal-dependent hydrolase family protein; translated protein: MKKILLSVLAFLPFLVAAQDTYLHCGKVVDVKSGKVLTEKTIIVSGDKIKEIKNGYVSGWENDKSIDLKNKTVLPGLIDMHVHIESESNPKTYINRYVQNEADIAFESTVYAKNTLMAGFTTVRDLGGSGVNIALRNAINKGLVDGPRIFTAGKSIATTGGHADPTNGMKSDLMGDPGPKEGVVNSPEDGKKAVRQRYKDGADVIKITATGGVLSVAKSGSNPQFTVEEIKAITETAKDYGMLTAAHAHGDEGMQRAILGGVKTIEHGTFMSDATMDMMVKYNSYLVPTIIAGKQVVEKAAIPGYFPEVVAQKAREVGPLVADMFKRAYKKGVPIAFGTDAGVFTHGLNAREFGYMVEGGMPVMEALASATVTNADLLGMGDSLGQLKAGYLADIVAVNENPVDNVATLEKVTFVMKNGAVYKNE
- a CDS encoding 2-oxoglutarate dehydrogenase E1 component, producing the protein MDKYSFLNAAHTSFFAELYDKYLTNPDSVEPSWRAFFQGFDFGQESAWDEMEMPASSAGAAMPQGQQVEIPQTLQKEFQVVKLIDGYRSRGHLFTKTNPVRERRKYTPTLDIENFGLEPGDMDTVFTAGQIIGIGKSTLREIIDHLKSIYCDAIGVEYMYIRTPERIEWIQNRLNINDNHPKYSNDRKKHLLKKLNEAVSFESFLHTKYVGQKRFSLEGNESLIPALDAVVERAAEMGVEQFVMGMAHRGRLSVLTNIFGKSPKDIFGEFDGKDYEQDIFDGDVKYHLGWTSDRMSDNGNKIKMNIAPNPSHLETVGAVVEGITRAKQDEYYPDDFSKVLPIIVHGDAAIAGQGLVYEVVQMADLDGYRTNGTIHIVVNNQIGFTTNYLDARTSTYCTDVAKVTLSPVLHVNADDPEAVVHASMFALEYRMTFKRDVFLDLLGYRKYGHNEGDEPRFTQPKLYKAIASHQNARDLYAAKLIAEGVIDESFVPKLEEEYKASLEEDLEDSRKLDKTVITPFMADEWSGFEAVQEEEMMKPVDTTFDKKKLTEIAKIITELPKGKKFLRKVVKLIDDRKKMFFETDTLDWAMGELLAYGTLLHEGYGVRMSGQDVERGTFSHRHAVVKVEESEEEIMQLNMLSEDQGRFQIYNSLLSEYGVVGFDYGYAMASPNTLTIWEAQFGDFSNGAQIMIDQYISAAEDKWKLQNGLVMLLPHGYEGQGAEHSSARMERYLQLCAKDNMYIADCTTPANMFHLLRRQMKSNFRKPLIVFTPKSLLRHPKAVSSADEMANGKFQEVIDDVSADDKKIKSLVFCTGKFYYDLLAVKEENNRDDVALVRVEQLFPLPAAQMKDIIAKYKNADDIVWAQEEPRNMGAWSHLLMHFSDVSKFRVASRRFYASPAAGSAVRSKRRHQEVITYVFDKTKDNMVRENIK